A genomic region of Leptolyngbya sp. NIES-2104 contains the following coding sequences:
- a CDS encoding 5-formyltetrahydrofolate cyclo-ligase, producing the protein MYKSDLRTLYLEKRRSLCLEEWKTKSEQLCQHLKASRLLQSAKTVLSYCSFRQEPDLHELLTIPKVWGLPRCMEKNLIWHVWQPGTLRSGRFGIQEPDPNSPLIDPAQVDLILVPCVMCDRRGYRLGYGGGFYDRMLSKPEWQRKMTIGILFDFAVVDEFAIDPWDQPLSAICTESGWR; encoded by the coding sequence ATGTATAAATCAGACTTGCGAACCCTCTATCTTGAGAAACGTCGATCGCTCTGTCTTGAGGAATGGAAGACCAAGAGTGAGCAACTCTGTCAGCACCTCAAAGCTTCTCGGTTGCTACAGTCTGCGAAAACGGTTCTATCTTATTGCAGCTTCCGCCAAGAACCTGATTTACACGAACTTCTGACAATTCCGAAAGTGTGGGGATTGCCTCGCTGTATGGAGAAGAATCTCATCTGGCACGTTTGGCAACCTGGAACACTGCGATCGGGCAGATTTGGAATTCAAGAACCTGATCCAAACAGTCCACTGATTGATCCTGCTCAAGTCGATTTAATTCTCGTACCTTGTGTGATGTGCGATCGACGTGGGTATCGCTTGGGATATGGAGGCGGATTCTACGATCGAATGCTCAGCAAACCCGAATGGCAGAGGAAAATGACGATCGGAATTCTATTCGATTTTGCTGTAGTAGATGAATTCGCGATCGACCCTTGGGATCAGCCTTTAAGTGCAATTTGCACAGAATCAGGATGGCGTTGA
- a CDS encoding ATP-binding protein: MNGDEFIEQIQDVQRQVEELQQDAQQLPHQQKSRLTESLERLTTALRDLQVAEEAIQLLLSAVQQSRDSIVITNAHLDSPGPEIVYVNPAFTEMTGYAAEEVLGRSPRMLQGKHTERAVLDALRRNIAQGNPFHGEAINYHKDGNEFYVEWNITPIRSTQQKITHYVAIQRNITDRKLLEKERERLLAQEQSARDAAEVANRSKDEFLATLSHELRTPLTPILGWSRVLRTQELPQDKLQQALETIEENAKRQAQLVDDLLDLARIVRGKMTLNFASVSLLEVIVAALETVRLAAEARSIRIETNLDGALSPVMGDAGRLQQVIWNLLSNAIKFTPVEGRITVTLSKHDRSARIQISDTGQGIKSEFLPHVFDRFRQEDSSITRQFGGLGLGLSLCRQLVEAHGGTIKAESAGIGQGATFTVELPLMPDVPSREAPMREMLKPSLQSVRVLIVEDDLSTLQFLSFIIEQQGAIVTPVSSAQAALEQFQRSQFDILISDIGMQDMDGFTLLHHIRAFAEELPAIALTAYATQRNREQALEIGFNEHLAKPIEPEKLIYTIATVLQR, from the coding sequence GTGAATGGAGACGAGTTTATCGAGCAGATTCAAGACGTGCAGAGGCAGGTCGAAGAATTGCAGCAAGACGCACAACAGTTGCCGCACCAGCAAAAAAGTCGGCTGACTGAATCTTTAGAGCGTCTGACCACAGCGCTAAGAGATTTGCAAGTCGCTGAAGAAGCAATTCAACTCCTTTTATCTGCCGTACAACAATCACGAGACTCGATCGTGATTACGAATGCTCATCTCGATTCACCCGGACCTGAAATCGTTTACGTGAATCCGGCGTTCACGGAAATGACGGGCTACGCTGCCGAAGAAGTCTTAGGCAGAAGTCCACGAATGCTACAAGGAAAACATACAGAACGAGCCGTTTTAGATGCTCTAAGACGCAATATCGCTCAGGGCAATCCATTTCACGGAGAAGCGATCAACTATCACAAAGATGGCAATGAGTTTTATGTGGAATGGAACATCACACCGATTCGGAGCACTCAGCAGAAAATTACGCACTATGTCGCCATTCAGCGAAACATTACTGATCGTAAGCTTTTAGAAAAAGAGCGCGAGCGCTTACTGGCTCAAGAACAATCCGCCCGTGATGCCGCAGAAGTCGCCAATCGATCGAAAGATGAGTTTCTCGCCACGTTATCACACGAATTGAGAACACCACTGACACCGATTCTAGGCTGGTCAAGGGTGTTAAGAACTCAAGAACTCCCTCAAGACAAATTGCAGCAAGCGTTAGAAACGATCGAAGAAAACGCTAAACGTCAAGCTCAACTCGTTGATGATTTGCTCGATCTCGCTCGAATTGTTCGCGGCAAGATGACGCTAAATTTTGCTTCAGTTTCATTGCTCGAAGTGATTGTTGCCGCCTTGGAAACTGTTCGACTAGCAGCCGAGGCGCGATCGATCCGCATTGAAACGAATCTAGATGGCGCACTTTCCCCGGTAATGGGCGATGCGGGACGACTCCAGCAAGTTATTTGGAATCTATTATCCAACGCGATCAAATTCACGCCCGTTGAAGGTCGAATTACGGTCACTTTATCGAAACACGATCGCTCTGCCCGAATTCAAATCAGCGACACCGGACAAGGGATCAAGTCAGAATTTTTACCGCATGTCTTCGATCGCTTTCGTCAAGAAGATAGTTCAATCACTCGTCAGTTCGGCGGATTAGGTTTAGGACTATCGCTCTGTCGTCAATTAGTTGAAGCACACGGCGGCACGATCAAAGCTGAAAGTGCAGGAATCGGACAAGGTGCAACGTTTACTGTCGAACTACCATTAATGCCAGATGTACCTTCCCGTGAAGCTCCAATGCGGGAAATGCTAAAACCAAGTCTACAAAGCGTTCGAGTGTTGATCGTAGAAGATGATCTTTCAACCTTGCAGTTTCTCAGTTTTATCATTGAGCAACAAGGCGCGATCGTCACTCCGGTTTCTTCTGCTCAAGCTGCATTAGAGCAATTTCAGCGATCGCAGTTTGATATTTTGATTAGTGATATCGGAATGCAGGACATGGATGGCTTTACCTTGCTGCATCACATTCGAGCATTTGCCGAAGAGCTTCCCGCGATCGCACTGACCGCTTATGCGACCCAACGCAATCGAGAACAGGCGTTAGAGATTGGATTCAACGAGCATTTGGCAAAACCGATCGAGCCAGAAAAATTGATTTACACGATCGCGACTGTCCTCCAGCGTTAG
- a CDS encoding response regulator — MDTIPVLLVEDNPKDVVLIQRAFRKAQIMSPLQAVSDGEKAVSYLAGEAPYDDRAQYPLPGLILLDLKLPRRSGTEVLAWLRQQPGLKRIPVVMLTASREDVDVNRSYDLGANAYMVKPVSFDNLVSILETLNVHWLVLNEKPQICKLEDV; from the coding sequence ATGGACACTATCCCAGTTCTGCTTGTCGAAGATAATCCCAAAGATGTAGTTCTAATTCAACGCGCCTTTCGCAAAGCGCAAATTATGTCACCGTTGCAGGCGGTGAGTGATGGTGAAAAAGCGGTTTCTTATCTTGCGGGGGAAGCTCCTTATGACGATCGCGCTCAGTACCCGCTCCCTGGATTAATTTTGCTCGATTTGAAATTGCCACGTCGATCAGGAACTGAGGTTTTAGCTTGGTTGCGTCAACAGCCCGGATTGAAGCGAATTCCAGTCGTGATGTTGACCGCTTCGAGAGAAGATGTGGATGTGAATCGAAGCTACGATTTGGGCGCGAATGCTTACATGGTCAAGCCTGTGAGCTTTGATAACTTAGTGAGCATATTAGAAACTTTGAATGTGCACTGGTTAGTGTTGAATGAGAAACCGCAGATTTGTAAATTAGAGGATGTTTGA
- a CDS encoding M20 family metallopeptidase, which produces MKDRIKDLALSLAPRLIEIRRHLHSHPELSGQEHQTAAYVAGVLSSCGLQVKEAIGKVGVVGELKGGNDPRLLAIRTDMDALPIQERTELEFSSRKSGIMHACGHDVHTTVGLGTAMVLSQLGVPLPGRIRFLFQPAEEIAQGAQWMVEDGVMTEVNSILSVHVFPSIQAGKIGIRYGALTAAADDLELTIMGESGHGARPHEAIDAIWIASQVIIALQQAISRTQNPLRPVVLTIGKISGGRAPNVIADQVTMSGTVRSLHPETNETLPAWIENIVSNVCQMYGAKYHMSYRRGTPSVQNDPKLTNLLETSAREVWGNDSVQIIPEPSLGAEDFSCYLQHAPGSMFRLGVGFADRKNYPLHHPLFEVDETAIVTGVVTMACAAYGYWQT; this is translated from the coding sequence ATGAAAGACCGCATCAAAGATCTCGCCCTGTCGCTGGCTCCGCGCCTCATCGAAATCCGTCGTCATCTGCACAGTCACCCTGAACTGAGTGGACAAGAACATCAAACCGCTGCTTATGTGGCGGGGGTGCTCTCGTCTTGTGGATTGCAGGTGAAAGAAGCGATCGGTAAAGTCGGTGTTGTCGGTGAACTTAAAGGCGGCAACGATCCGCGATTGTTGGCGATTCGGACAGATATGGATGCGTTGCCGATTCAGGAGCGCACAGAACTCGAATTTTCCTCACGCAAGTCGGGGATCATGCACGCTTGCGGTCACGATGTGCACACGACTGTAGGACTTGGAACCGCGATGGTGCTGTCCCAACTTGGGGTACCACTTCCGGGACGAATTCGATTTCTGTTTCAGCCTGCGGAGGAAATTGCTCAGGGGGCACAGTGGATGGTCGAAGATGGAGTCATGACGGAGGTGAATTCAATTCTTTCTGTGCATGTATTTCCCAGTATTCAAGCCGGAAAAATTGGGATTCGATACGGGGCATTAACGGCGGCGGCGGATGATTTGGAACTCACAATTATGGGTGAGTCTGGACATGGAGCGCGACCGCATGAAGCGATCGATGCGATCTGGATCGCGTCCCAGGTCATTATCGCATTGCAACAAGCGATTAGCCGGACTCAGAACCCATTGCGTCCGGTCGTTTTGACGATCGGAAAAATCAGCGGCGGTCGTGCTCCGAATGTGATCGCGGATCAAGTCACAATGTCGGGCACGGTGCGATCGCTTCATCCCGAAACCAACGAAACGCTTCCTGCTTGGATTGAGAACATTGTGTCGAACGTTTGCCAGATGTACGGTGCAAAGTATCACATGAGCTATCGACGCGGAACACCTTCAGTGCAGAACGATCCGAAGCTGACGAACTTGCTAGAAACATCAGCGCGAGAAGTTTGGGGCAATGACAGTGTGCAAATTATTCCAGAGCCGTCTTTAGGTGCAGAAGATTTCTCCTGCTATCTGCAACATGCACCAGGCAGCATGTTCCGCTTAGGAGTGGGATTTGCCGATCGTAAAAATTATCCGCTGCATCATCCCCTGTTTGAAGTGGATGAAACTGCGATCGTTACCGGAGTGGTGACAATGGCGTGTGCAGCTTACGGATATTGGCAAACGTGA
- a CDS encoding IS5 family transposase — MSKSYPSNLSHAQYELLRDLLPEAKPGGRPREVDLWEVLNAIFYILVEGVRWRSLPGDFPAWQTVYTYFRNWRKDGTWINVHDCLYRCSRIEQGRMPSPSEAVLDSQSVKSAAGVHEAVGFDAGKIIKGRKRFITVDTLGLVLRVFVTAASTPEREGGKTALQRVRKQGKAVSRLHTIWVDGGFDGAPFMQWVISICYWLVQVVLRPEQTKGFVLLKKRWVVERTNGWIMHCRRLVRDYELLPETSETFIYLAMIRIMVRRLA, encoded by the coding sequence ATGAGTAAATCATATCCGAGTAATTTGAGCCATGCTCAATATGAACTGTTGCGAGATTTGCTGCCCGAAGCAAAACCGGGCGGACGACCGCGAGAAGTGGATTTGTGGGAAGTCCTGAATGCGATCTTCTACATTCTGGTTGAAGGGGTGCGTTGGAGATCGTTGCCTGGAGACTTTCCGGCATGGCAAACCGTCTATACCTACTTTCGCAACTGGCGCAAAGATGGAACCTGGATCAACGTTCATGATTGTCTGTATCGTTGCAGTCGGATTGAACAGGGACGGATGCCCAGTCCATCGGAAGCCGTGTTGGATAGTCAGTCGGTGAAAAGCGCTGCGGGTGTCCATGAAGCCGTGGGCTTCGATGCCGGAAAGATCATTAAAGGACGCAAGCGATTTATCACCGTCGATACGCTGGGACTGGTTTTGCGCGTGTTTGTGACTGCTGCTAGCACCCCAGAACGCGAGGGCGGCAAAACGGCGCTGCAACGAGTCCGAAAACAAGGCAAAGCCGTATCTCGATTGCACACGATCTGGGTCGATGGCGGATTTGATGGCGCACCGTTCATGCAGTGGGTCATCAGTATCTGCTATTGGCTTGTCCAGGTCGTCTTACGTCCTGAGCAAACCAAAGGTTTCGTCTTGCTCAAAAAGCGCTGGGTGGTGGAGCGGACAAACGGTTGGATCATGCACTGTCGTCGCTTAGTGCGAGACTATGAGCTACTGCCGGAAACTTCGGAGACTTTTATTTATCTGGCGATGATTCGCATCATGGTGAGGCGTTTGGCATAA
- a CDS encoding PQQ-binding-like beta-propeller repeat protein yields MLKHWRYKFVLGIALIAGGAWTIYVGQQRSTTLLAIDTNTGKIQWVQPLGGARNLYSRGAIAANGTVVLGLGESSSPESRLDIYRLRAFDVRSGNPLWTTALNSPADGTSDAIGYWFASTYAIDLQPNAVYAQMGDELQSLDPRTGQKRWAIKRPWLDYKDRPLRFGLGIAATEELLAVLQLKQNQRSLLTIDANTGKVIRQTAIPFKNLEETNNRITARNRLAFLETSGRIPVDNGSLSNGRSTITAYNLDTGQVRFRVPITGGISNLQAFGQTIQLSTDPVINYQRSAIDQSSQFMGLALETGRTLWKKSVEQIQCGDFGWSWRVDAESVYFNCRQPKQYSSTIFSLSAKTGQIQWQTLVSPNGYSDKIPVAIAPRQLLTFRNVSQSNQSQTQVIALDRQTGRLLWSVPLFDAQYMNAFRAIVTVDQEKVFILDVLPQWQLWLLKLNRDWYLNRAIEVKS; encoded by the coding sequence ATGTTGAAACATTGGCGGTATAAGTTCGTTCTTGGAATCGCCCTAATTGCTGGAGGCGCTTGGACAATTTACGTCGGACAACAGCGATCGACAACGCTTTTAGCGATCGATACGAATACAGGCAAAATTCAATGGGTTCAACCGCTTGGCGGAGCTAGAAATCTCTACAGTCGTGGCGCGATCGCAGCAAATGGAACAGTCGTTTTAGGATTAGGTGAATCGAGTTCACCTGAATCGCGATTAGATATCTATCGGCTACGGGCGTTTGATGTGCGATCGGGTAATCCACTGTGGACGACCGCATTAAATTCTCCTGCTGATGGGACTTCTGATGCGATTGGTTACTGGTTTGCTTCGACTTACGCGATCGATCTGCAACCGAATGCAGTTTATGCTCAGATGGGCGATGAACTACAGTCGCTCGATCCAAGAACTGGACAGAAACGCTGGGCGATTAAGCGTCCGTGGTTGGATTATAAAGACCGACCCTTGCGATTTGGATTAGGGATTGCGGCAACAGAAGAATTGCTGGCTGTGTTGCAGTTGAAACAAAATCAGCGATCGCTTTTAACGATCGACGCAAACACCGGAAAAGTGATCCGCCAAACTGCAATTCCGTTTAAAAATCTAGAAGAAACGAACAATCGCATCACCGCTAGAAATCGCCTTGCTTTTCTTGAAACATCAGGACGAATTCCGGTTGATAACGGCTCTCTTTCAAATGGTCGATCGACGATAACGGCTTACAACTTAGACACTGGGCAAGTTCGATTTCGCGTTCCAATCACAGGCGGAATTAGCAACTTGCAAGCGTTCGGTCAAACAATTCAACTCAGTACTGATCCGGTGATCAACTATCAGCGTTCAGCGATCGATCAGAGCAGTCAATTCATGGGTCTGGCGTTAGAAACGGGACGAACATTATGGAAAAAATCGGTTGAGCAGATTCAGTGTGGTGATTTTGGCTGGTCTTGGCGAGTTGATGCTGAATCGGTGTACTTCAATTGCAGGCAGCCCAAGCAGTATTCAAGTACGATTTTTTCCCTTTCAGCTAAAACCGGACAGATTCAGTGGCAAACGTTAGTTAGTCCAAATGGTTATTCTGATAAAATCCCCGTTGCGATCGCACCGCGCCAACTGCTGACTTTCCGCAACGTTTCGCAGAGCAATCAGTCTCAAACTCAAGTGATCGCGCTCGATCGACAAACCGGACGATTGCTCTGGAGCGTTCCGCTGTTTGATGCTCAGTATATGAATGCGTTTCGAGCCATTGTTACCGTTGATCAAGAGAAAGTTTTTATTTTAGATGTTTTACCTCAGTGGCAGCTTTGGTTATTGAAATTGAATCGAGATTGGTATTTGAACCGCGCTATTGAGGTGAAATCTTAG
- a CDS encoding Rpn family recombination-promoting nuclease/putative transposase, with the protein MYDDTCRYLAEHFSADFASWLLGEAITLTELKPSELSLDPIRADAMILLQSEDSILHLEFQTQPNSEIPFRMLDYRVRGHRRYKTKPMRQVVIYLKSTASELVYETSYSLEHTHHEFEVIRLWELPASVFLQYPGLLPFAVLGQSDNPAEMLRQATQAADQIEEPTTQASLLAASAILAGLRLEEDVIYQLVRRDIMQESVIYRSIQRETEARAKREIALNSLREGLSLETTARVTGLSIEEVQQLQQQLTDPAQS; encoded by the coding sequence ATGTATGACGATACCTGCCGATATCTTGCCGAACATTTCTCAGCCGACTTTGCAAGTTGGCTCTTGGGCGAAGCAATTACACTAACTGAACTCAAACCTTCAGAACTTTCGCTTGATCCGATTCGTGCCGATGCGATGATTCTGCTTCAGTCTGAGGACTCGATTCTCCATCTCGAATTTCAAACACAACCAAACTCAGAAATTCCCTTTCGGATGTTGGATTACCGTGTCCGAGGGCATCGCCGCTATAAAACGAAACCGATGCGGCAAGTAGTGATCTATCTAAAGTCAACCGCCTCTGAACTGGTCTATGAAACCAGCTATTCGCTAGAGCATACTCACCATGAGTTTGAAGTGATTCGACTATGGGAGCTACCTGCATCAGTCTTTCTGCAATATCCAGGGCTTTTACCGTTTGCAGTACTTGGACAGAGCGACAATCCAGCAGAAATGTTGAGACAAGCCACACAAGCCGCTGACCAAATTGAGGAGCCGACGACACAAGCGAGTTTACTAGCAGCTTCCGCTATTCTCGCTGGGTTACGATTAGAAGAAGATGTAATTTATCAACTGGTACGGAGAGACATCATGCAAGAATCTGTAATTTACCGCTCCATCCAAAGAGAAACAGAAGCGAGAGCAAAACGAGAAATCGCCCTCAATTCGTTGCGAGAAGGCTTATCACTTGAGACGACTGCCCGTGTTACAGGATTATCGATCGAAGAAGTTCAACAACTCCAACAACAACTCACTGATCCTGCCCAAAGCTAA
- a CDS encoding response regulator, translating into MTPLRILLIDDNPGDRALAIRALQPAFPSLQVIEIFDQGSLNRAIQAKTFDVVVTDFQIRWTTGIDVLLAVKERDPNIPVIMFTDTGTEEIAVEAMKLGLNDYILKRADRYTRLPGAVIRAIDDAKTHAELDYYRNIRFDDLQKVLSTIEEISSQLLQDQSRPASDQTDLQQIHDQARQATQLLQALIELPTE; encoded by the coding sequence ATGACTCCGCTTCGCATTCTGCTTATTGATGACAATCCAGGCGATCGCGCTTTAGCCATTCGCGCCCTCCAACCTGCATTTCCATCGCTCCAAGTGATTGAAATTTTCGACCAAGGCAGCTTAAATCGTGCAATTCAAGCTAAAACCTTTGATGTCGTGGTCACTGACTTTCAGATTCGCTGGACAACTGGAATCGATGTATTGCTGGCGGTAAAAGAACGCGATCCGAACATTCCTGTGATTATGTTTACCGATACAGGCACCGAAGAAATCGCGGTTGAAGCGATGAAATTGGGGCTGAATGACTATATTTTGAAACGTGCCGATCGCTATACTCGACTTCCGGGTGCAGTGATTCGAGCGATCGACGATGCAAAAACTCACGCTGAACTAGACTATTATCGAAACATTCGTTTTGATGATTTGCAAAAGGTACTTTCAACGATCGAAGAAATTAGCTCACAGCTTCTTCAAGATCAATCTCGCCCTGCGTCTGATCAAACTGATTTACAACAGATTCACGATCAAGCTCGACAAGCAACCCAGCTATTGCAAGCCTTGATCGAACTGCCCACCGAATAA
- a CDS encoding MotA/TolQ/ExbB proton channel family protein: MSTLFDLIAKGGPVMIPMAGLSVLTIACALERSCFWLQVLRGEDRLAHRILETARFDLTEARQIAESGSNLPIARFMLAGLRLHEPSPETMRLALEAAGDREFVQMRKGDKLLETVIAMAPLLGLLGTVTGLIITFFNLRIGSGAGFDTSQAALGIAEALITTAGGMIVAIVALAIFRMCVALQAKQVDYFADMGSELELIYRQWYEGKRDRD, from the coding sequence ATGTCCACATTGTTTGACTTGATTGCGAAAGGGGGTCCCGTCATGATTCCGATGGCGGGGCTGTCTGTGTTAACGATCGCTTGTGCATTAGAGCGATCGTGCTTTTGGCTGCAAGTTCTTCGAGGTGAAGATCGCTTAGCACACCGAATCTTAGAAACTGCAAGATTCGATTTAACCGAAGCGCGACAGATTGCGGAATCGGGTTCTAATTTGCCGATCGCACGATTTATGTTAGCGGGATTGAGGCTGCATGAACCGTCACCGGAAACGATGCGATTGGCATTAGAGGCAGCAGGCGATCGAGAATTTGTCCAAATGCGGAAGGGCGATAAGCTACTCGAAACGGTAATTGCGATGGCTCCATTGTTGGGACTGTTAGGAACCGTTACCGGATTGATCATCACGTTCTTTAATCTCAGGATCGGTAGTGGTGCTGGATTTGATACGTCTCAAGCTGCCCTTGGAATTGCTGAAGCGCTGATCACGACAGCAGGCGGAATGATTGTTGCGATCGTGGCTTTAGCAATCTTTCGGATGTGTGTGGCATTGCAGGCGAAACAGGTCGATTATTTTGCGGATATGGGCAGTGAGTTGGAATTGATTTACCGCCAATGGTATGAAGGAAAGCGCGATCGTGACTAA
- a CDS encoding Fe(3+) ABC transporter substrate-binding protein — MKRRLFLASGAAIAAVAAHQLLKSNETAIAQNRVLNLYSARHYDSDNAIYEGFTKKTGIRVNLVEADADKLIERIKSEGANSPADVLLTVDAGRLWRAQQENLLQPVQSSTLTAAIPASLREPGGHWFGFTRRARVIVYNKDRVKPSDLSTYEDLANPKWKGRIVVRSSSHVYNQSLAGALLAKHSPQKVEEWARGLVANFARPPEGNDTAQIKAVAAGQGDLTIVNTYYVVRLAKSNKPEDKEIASKVGVFFPNQNEQGTHVNISGGGVVRTAPNRDAAVQFLEYLASPEAQAIFAASNNEYPAVKGAKVDEVLLSYGKTFKEDPLNAAVFGKNNADALKLMDRAGWK; from the coding sequence ATGAAGAGAAGACTGTTTCTCGCTTCTGGTGCTGCGATCGCGGCAGTAGCGGCTCACCAACTCCTGAAATCGAACGAAACTGCGATCGCTCAAAATCGCGTTCTCAATCTCTATTCAGCGCGTCACTACGACAGCGACAACGCGATCTATGAAGGCTTCACCAAAAAAACAGGCATCCGCGTCAATCTCGTTGAAGCAGACGCAGACAAACTGATCGAACGGATCAAAAGCGAAGGCGCAAACAGTCCCGCAGATGTGTTGTTGACGGTTGATGCTGGACGCTTGTGGCGTGCTCAACAAGAGAACTTACTCCAGCCTGTACAATCTTCGACGCTCACGGCAGCGATTCCGGCAAGCTTAAGAGAACCCGGCGGACATTGGTTCGGTTTTACTCGTCGGGCGCGGGTGATTGTATACAACAAAGATCGCGTCAAGCCCTCAGACCTCTCGACTTACGAGGATTTGGCAAATCCGAAATGGAAAGGACGGATTGTGGTGCGGTCTTCGAGCCATGTGTATAACCAATCGTTGGCGGGTGCATTGTTGGCGAAGCACAGCCCCCAGAAAGTCGAAGAATGGGCGCGGGGACTGGTGGCAAACTTTGCGCGTCCACCGGAAGGAAATGACACGGCACAGATTAAAGCCGTGGCAGCAGGTCAGGGAGATTTAACGATCGTGAATACCTACTATGTGGTGCGATTGGCAAAGTCGAACAAGCCTGAAGACAAAGAAATTGCTTCTAAAGTCGGTGTCTTTTTCCCGAATCAGAACGAGCAAGGAACGCATGTGAACATCAGCGGTGGGGGTGTTGTGAGAACGGCTCCGAATCGTGATGCAGCAGTGCAATTTCTAGAATATCTAGCAAGTCCTGAAGCTCAAGCAATTTTCGCGGCAAGTAACAATGAATATCCAGCCGTCAAAGGTGCCAAGGTCGATGAAGTGCTCTTGAGCTATGGTAAAACCTTTAAGGAAGATCCATTGAATGCGGCGGTGTTTGGTAAGAATAATGCTGACGCGCTGAAGTTGATGGATCGAGCAGGCTGGAAATAG
- a CDS encoding peptide ligase PGM1-related protein yields MNVLDPTVQFQHLQTQLRDRWRNVSEFDTSEADIIVIPSISIDQRELLKIEGFLHYEERLLFSLIRLRNPRTRVVYVTSQPIHPSVIDYYLQLLPGIPFSHARDRLLLLSTYDSSLKPLSQKILDRPRLIDRIRQAVNPDRAYMICYNSTNVERDLSIQLDIPLYALDPSLLNWGTKSGSRQIFAESGIPFPDGSELVWNPKDLAVVTAELWERNPDLQRVVIKLNEGFSGEGNALLDLRNLREYQPGVVSHEQRVIKVYDQFAHLKFEAKKETWENYSSQIPELGAIAEAFIEGEHKLSPSAQGRVTPGGEVEILSTHDQILGGPSGQIYLGCQFPADESYRMQIQDMSMQVGRALAQKGALERFAVDFVAVKRDDQWEFHAIEINLRKGGTTHPFMTLKFLTNGRYDLSSGLFYSQHGRPKYYMATDNLQKPQYCGLLPNDLMDIIAHYGLHFDTSTETGTVFHLMGCLSEFGKLGLTSIGNSPQQAEDLYRRVVKAIDDETKSSECGHLSAMRWNSGY; encoded by the coding sequence ATGAACGTGCTTGATCCTACCGTTCAGTTTCAGCATCTCCAAACTCAATTGCGCGATCGCTGGCGCAATGTTTCTGAGTTTGACACCAGTGAAGCCGATATTATCGTGATTCCATCGATTAGTATTGATCAGCGCGAGTTATTAAAAATCGAAGGCTTTTTACATTACGAAGAACGACTATTGTTTTCTCTGATTCGATTGCGAAATCCCAGAACTCGTGTGGTTTACGTGACTTCGCAGCCGATTCATCCGAGTGTGATCGATTACTATTTGCAATTGTTGCCGGGGATTCCATTTTCTCATGCTCGCGATCGCTTACTTTTGCTTTCAACTTACGATTCATCGCTGAAACCGCTGAGTCAAAAAATTCTGGATCGTCCGCGATTGATCGATCGCATTCGGCAGGCTGTGAATCCCGATCGCGCTTATATGATCTGCTACAACTCGACAAACGTTGAACGTGATCTATCGATTCAGTTAGACATTCCCTTATACGCCCTTGATCCCTCACTATTGAACTGGGGCACTAAAAGCGGCAGTCGGCAGATTTTTGCTGAAAGTGGAATTCCATTTCCAGATGGGAGTGAACTGGTTTGGAATCCGAAAGATTTGGCAGTCGTCACCGCTGAATTATGGGAGCGCAACCCCGATTTACAGCGAGTGGTGATCAAGCTCAATGAAGGTTTTTCTGGGGAAGGAAATGCACTGCTTGATTTACGAAACTTGCGCGAGTATCAGCCTGGAGTGGTGTCACATGAACAGCGCGTCATCAAAGTTTACGATCAGTTTGCTCATCTGAAATTTGAGGCGAAAAAAGAAACTTGGGAAAATTACAGCAGTCAGATTCCAGAGTTGGGCGCGATCGCAGAAGCATTCATCGAAGGTGAACATAAACTGTCTCCGAGCGCTCAAGGTCGAGTCACTCCAGGCGGTGAAGTTGAAATTCTCTCAACTCACGATCAGATTTTGGGCGGACCGAGTGGGCAAATCTATCTCGGTTGTCAGTTTCCAGCCGATGAATCATATCGGATGCAAATTCAGGATATGAGTATGCAGGTCGGTCGCGCATTGGCACAGAAAGGAGCACTAGAGCGATTTGCAGTCGATTTTGTCGCAGTCAAACGTGACGATCAGTGGGAATTTCATGCGATCGAGATTAACCTGAGAAAAGGCGGGACGACTCACCCATTCATGACGCTGAAATTTCTTACAAACGGACGCTATGACTTATCCAGCGGTTTGTTTTACAGCCAACACGGACGACCGAAATACTATATGGCAACGGATAATTTACAGAAACCCCAATACTGTGGGCTATTGCCAAATGATTTGATGGATATCATTGCTCACTATGGCTTGCACTTCGATACGAGTACAGAAACGGGAACGGTTTTTCATCTGATGGGATGCTTGTCTGAATTTGGCAAGTTGGGACTAACCAGCATTGGAAATTCACCGCAGCAAGCCGAAGATCTGTATCGTCGGGTGGTAAAAGCGATCGACGATGAAACTAAATCTTCTGAATGCGGTCATCTTTCCGCGATGCGATGGAATAGCGGCTACTGA